A genomic stretch from Malus domestica chromosome 15, GDT2T_hap1 includes:
- the LOC139191812 gene encoding cytochrome P450 81Q32-like, which produces LKGNIQVMMLVGTDTSAVTLEWAMSNLLNHPRVLKKARAELDAQLGQEHLMEEPDISKLPYLQSIVSETFRLCPAAPLLVPHLSSEDCTIGGFDVPRDTIVLINAWAIHRDPKLWDDPESFKPERFESVEDMSHKLMPFGSGRRACPGAGLAQRVVRLTLGLTMPKAVPLEAMCKARSIVNKVIMN; this is translated from the coding sequence CTTAAGGGCAATATTCAGGTTATGATGTTGGTAGGTACTGATACATCAGCTGTTACATTAGAATGGGCTATGTCGAATTTGCTTAACCATCCGCGTGTGCTAAAAAAGGCTAGAGCCGAACTGGATGCTCAATTGGGTCAAGAGCACTTGATGGAAGAACCAGATATCTCTAAACTACCATACCTGCAAAGCATTGTCTCTGAGACCTTTCGATTATGCCCAGCGGCGCCACTGCTAGTTCCACATCTTTCATCCGAAGACTGTACTATTGGAGGATTTGACGTGCCGCGTGACACAATAGTATTGATCAATGCATGGGCCATACACAGGGACCCAAAGTTGTGGGACGATCCTGAAAGCTTCAAGCCTGAGAGGTTCGAAAGCGTTGAGGATATGTCGCATAAGCTTATGCCATTTGGATCGGGAAGAAGGGCTTGCCCAGGAGCAGGACTCGCCCAACGTGTGGTGAGATTGACTTTAGGACTCACTATGCCTAAAGCTGTGCCATTGGAGGCCATGTGTAAAGCACGCTCAATTGTaaacaaagtaattatgaattaa